The following are encoded in a window of Nitrospirota bacterium genomic DNA:
- the dnaB gene encoding replicative DNA helicase has protein sequence MKETDVNIDKLPPQNIEAEQSVLGAVLFDNEALTKALELLSPDDFYKETHRRLFRSMIDLFDKNEPIDIITLTDLLKRNGELDGVGGIAYLSLLANSIPTSANVRYHAKIVREKALLRALIQTATQITAKVYEDSLDADEMVDHAEHMIFEIAEKRTKTSFATMDSVIKDSIRIIEQLYDKKEAITGVPTGFKDLDEMTSGFQPGDLIIIGGRPGMGKTAFALNIAQHVGVELKEPVAIFSLEMSKEQLAMRMLCSEGMVDSSRVRKGFLSREDWPKLTSAAGRLAEAPLFIDDSSAISVLEVRAKCRRLKKEHRGLSLVVVDYLQLMRSRGNFERREQEISEMSRSLKALAKELRVPVIALSQLNRAVEQRSERKPTLADLRESGAIEQDADVIIFLYRDEVYNKATQKKGIAEVIIAKQRNGPTGTVNVSFLSHMTRFTDLSTIGYEAEEEVF, from the coding sequence GTGAAAGAGACCGACGTCAATATTGATAAACTGCCTCCGCAGAATATCGAGGCGGAGCAGTCGGTGCTCGGCGCCGTTCTCTTCGACAACGAGGCGTTGACGAAGGCGCTCGAGCTGCTGTCGCCCGACGACTTCTATAAAGAGACGCATCGGCGCCTCTTCCGGTCGATGATCGACCTCTTCGACAAGAACGAGCCGATCGATATCATAACGCTCACCGACCTCCTGAAGCGGAACGGCGAGCTCGACGGCGTGGGCGGCATCGCCTATCTTTCCCTGCTCGCCAACAGTATTCCCACCTCGGCGAATGTACGCTACCATGCGAAGATCGTCAGGGAAAAGGCCCTGCTCAGGGCATTGATACAGACCGCGACCCAGATCACCGCCAAGGTCTACGAGGACAGCCTCGATGCGGATGAGATGGTGGATCATGCGGAGCACATGATCTTCGAAATAGCGGAGAAGCGGACCAAGACCTCCTTTGCGACCATGGACAGCGTGATCAAGGATTCGATAAGGATCATCGAACAGCTCTATGACAAGAAGGAGGCGATCACCGGCGTGCCGACGGGGTTCAAGGACCTCGATGAGATGACCTCCGGGTTCCAGCCCGGCGACCTCATCATCATCGGCGGGAGGCCGGGCATGGGCAAGACCGCCTTCGCCCTCAATATCGCCCAGCATGTCGGGGTCGAGCTGAAGGAGCCGGTGGCGATCTTCAGCCTCGAAATGTCGAAGGAGCAGCTCGCCATGAGGATGCTCTGCTCCGAGGGTATGGTCGATTCCTCGCGGGTGAGGAAGGGCTTCCTGAGCAGGGAGGACTGGCCGAAGCTGACGAGCGCCGCAGGCCGGCTCGCCGAGGCGCCCCTCTTCATCGACGACTCTTCGGCCATCTCCGTGCTCGAAGTTCGTGCCAAGTGCCGGCGGCTCAAAAAGGAGCACCGCGGCCTCAGCCTGGTGGTGGTCGACTACCTGCAGCTCATGCGGAGCAGGGGAAATTTCGAGCGGCGGGAGCAGGAGATCTCCGAGATGTCGCGCTCGCTGAAGGCGCTGGCGAAAGAGCTGCGCGTTCCGGTGATCGCCCTGAGCCAGCTCAACCGCGCGGTGGAGCAGCGGAGCGAGCGGAAGCCCACCCTGGCGGACCTGAGGGAATCGGGCGCCATCGAGCAGGACGCGGACGTGATTATCTTCCTCTACCGGGACGAGGTGTACAACAAGGCCACGCAGAAGAAGGGGATCGCCGAAGTGATCATCGCAAAGCAGCGGAACGGGCCCACCGGCACGGTGAATGTGTCGTTCCTGTCCCATATGACGCGGTTCACCGATCTCTCGACCATAGGCTACGAGGCGGAGGAGGAGGTCTTCTGA
- a CDS encoding Fur family transcriptional regulator, which produces MKDQRTPRDPRNSEERLITTLRDKGYKLTPQRREIIKLLARDVSHPGARDILRKVRKAVPRISMSTVYYTLDMLKREGLIQELEYYNTDNRYDSNVADHINLVCTQCGKITDFMGDLPSLSKTVEKKTGFKPARMRFEYYGICRDCADVTGR; this is translated from the coding sequence ATGAAAGACCAGAGAACGCCGCGGGATCCACGGAATAGTGAAGAAAGGCTGATCACGACTCTGCGTGATAAGGGATACAAGCTTACCCCTCAAAGGCGTGAGATCATCAAGCTTCTTGCGCGTGATGTGTCGCATCCGGGGGCGAGGGATATTTTAAGGAAAGTCAGAAAGGCCGTTCCGCGGATAAGCATGTCAACGGTCTATTACACCCTCGACATGTTGAAAAGGGAAGGCCTGATACAAGAGCTCGAATACTATAACACGGACAACCGTTATGATAGTAACGTAGCGGACCATATCAACCTTGTCTGCACACAATGCGGTAAGATAACCGACTTTATGGGTGACTTGCCTTCATTGTCGAAGACTGTCGAAAAGAAGACCGGCTTTAAGCCTGCACGTATGCGATTTGAATATTACGGCATCTGCAGGGATTGCGCAGACGTTACGGGCCGTTAA
- a CDS encoding cytochrome b/b6 domain-containing protein: protein MSHTLHRIDLHPLPVRVWHWINAASFIVLIATGMQLRYKDIFSLMSFRTAVDIHNIFGFILTGNLVIWFAYYLATGKIRIYLPTLNLVKLVKEMVVQARYYGYGIFVGDENPHHPTPDNKFNAMQKTLYLAIMVLLIPLQVVTGVLLWDVKRFEKWISLAGGLRLVDSVHVFLFLFFTAFIFVHVYLATLGHTPLAHIKAMFTGYEEAEKEHAH, encoded by the coding sequence ATGAGTCATACACTGCATAGAATAGATCTCCATCCGCTTCCGGTACGGGTGTGGCACTGGATCAATGCCGCGAGCTTCATCGTCCTGATCGCCACCGGCATGCAGCTCAGGTACAAGGATATCTTCAGCCTCATGTCTTTCAGGACCGCCGTCGATATTCACAACATCTTCGGCTTCATCCTGACCGGCAATCTCGTCATATGGTTCGCCTACTATCTCGCCACCGGCAAGATCAGGATCTACCTGCCGACGCTGAACCTGGTGAAGCTCGTCAAGGAGATGGTCGTGCAGGCGCGGTACTACGGCTACGGGATATTCGTCGGCGACGAGAACCCGCACCACCCGACGCCCGACAACAAGTTCAACGCCATGCAGAAGACGCTCTATCTCGCGATCATGGTGCTCCTCATCCCCCTGCAGGTCGTTACCGGCGTCCTCCTCTGGGACGTGAAGCGGTTCGAGAAGTGGATCAGCCTCGCCGGCGGGCTGAGACTGGTCGATTCGGTGCATGTATTCCTCTTCCTCTTCTTCACCGCCTTCATCTTCGTCCACGTCTACCTGGCGACCCTCGGGCATACCCCGCTCGCGCACATAAAAGCCATGTTCACCGGCTACGAGGAGGCAGAAAAGGAGCACGCCCACTAG
- a CDS encoding rhomboid family intramembrane serine protease, whose product MPFRKVPAVTLLIIAVNLYVFIHISLLAQGGKGLFIQYGAVPYKLLHQVAEQPFGVLATVATSLFLHSGFLHLLVNMFYLWLFSHRIEHELGPLRFLLFYFFCGLCADYIYAFTAPNSLRPLVGASGAVSGVIGAYILLFPQAKVHSLLFLVVYIKKLSIPAFLIIGAWASFQFYGGLVSLLLIKNNNTAWFAHLGGFLVGLSTIRLWMPEREHPDNDD is encoded by the coding sequence ATGCCTTTCAGGAAGGTCCCGGCAGTAACGCTCCTCATTATCGCCGTCAATCTCTATGTCTTTATTCATATTTCACTGCTCGCTCAGGGAGGGAAGGGCCTTTTCATACAGTATGGCGCTGTTCCCTACAAGCTCCTCCACCAGGTAGCGGAGCAGCCCTTCGGTGTGCTGGCGACCGTCGCCACCTCTCTTTTTCTCCATAGCGGATTTCTCCATCTCCTGGTCAATATGTTTTATCTCTGGCTCTTCAGCCATCGTATCGAGCATGAGCTCGGGCCGCTGCGCTTCCTGCTCTTCTATTTTTTCTGCGGCCTCTGCGCCGACTATATTTATGCATTCACTGCACCGAATTCCTTAAGGCCGCTGGTCGGAGCGAGCGGCGCGGTGTCGGGCGTCATCGGCGCCTACATACTGCTCTTCCCCCAGGCGAAAGTGCATTCGCTCCTCTTCCTGGTGGTGTATATCAAGAAGCTCTCGATCCCGGCCTTCCTGATCATCGGCGCCTGGGCGTCCTTCCAGTTCTACGGGGGGCTCGTGAGCCTGCTGCTCATAAAGAACAATAATACCGCCTGGTTCGCCCATCTCGGCGGATTCCTCGTCGGGCTCTCCACTATCAGGCTCTGGATGCCGGAGAGGGAGCATCCCGATAATGATGATTGA
- the alr gene encoding alanine racemase: MNRGTVAEIDLDALSGNLATIKRLTHNRPVIAVVKADAYGHGALEISRRLSRDGVAALAVAFTGEAKMLREAGVTGPLLVLFDPDVDDILRYDLTPVIADRRTAELLAREAERRSRTIGVHIKLDTGMGRLGLSGSGAVGEILAIAGLRGIVIEGMMSHFSEADLADVSFATMQIERFNRVRSELSGKGVAVRIAHMANSAAVMTLPEAHLHAVRPGIMLYGYSSIESPAAPDAALSPVMTVKARIVALRRLPAGTPVSYGRTFVTRRESLIGVISAGYADGFSRRCSNNADVLVRGRRVPVAGRVCMDLTMVDLTDLPDIDERDEAVIIGRQGDETIDAAEVARRIGTIPYEILLSLGSRAKRVYNTST, from the coding sequence ATGAACAGGGGAACCGTTGCTGAAATAGATCTCGACGCCCTCTCGGGCAATCTCGCCACCATAAAGCGGCTCACCCATAACCGGCCCGTTATCGCGGTCGTCAAGGCAGACGCCTATGGGCATGGCGCTCTCGAGATTTCCCGCCGCCTCTCCCGCGACGGCGTTGCCGCTCTCGCCGTCGCCTTTACCGGAGAGGCGAAGATGCTGCGGGAGGCGGGCGTCACCGGGCCCCTCCTGGTCCTGTTCGACCCGGATGTCGACGATATTCTGCGGTACGATCTCACTCCCGTTATAGCGGACAGGAGGACGGCGGAGCTCCTCGCGCGGGAGGCGGAGCGGCGCAGCCGGACCATCGGCGTCCATATAAAGCTCGATACCGGCATGGGAAGGCTGGGCCTTTCCGGGAGCGGTGCGGTCGGGGAGATCCTCGCTATCGCCGGCCTGCGAGGGATCGTTATCGAGGGAATGATGAGCCATTTTTCGGAAGCGGACCTGGCCGATGTCTCGTTCGCGACGATGCAGATCGAGCGGTTCAACAGGGTGCGCAGCGAGCTTTCCGGGAAGGGAGTAGCGGTGAGGATCGCGCATATGGCGAACAGCGCGGCGGTAATGACCCTTCCCGAAGCGCACCTCCACGCAGTGCGTCCCGGCATCATGCTGTACGGCTATTCGTCGATCGAGTCTCCCGCGGCTCCCGATGCCGCGCTGTCCCCCGTCATGACGGTGAAGGCGAGGATCGTCGCGCTCAGGCGCCTGCCGGCAGGCACGCCGGTGAGCTACGGCCGGACTTTTGTCACCAGGCGGGAGAGCCTTATCGGCGTCATCTCGGCAGGGTATGCGGACGGTTTCAGCCGGCGCTGTTCGAACAACGCCGACGTGCTGGTGCGCGGACGGAGGGTACCTGTCGCAGGCCGCGTCTGCATGGACCTCACGATGGTCGACCTTACCGACCTCCCGGACATCGATGAGCGGGATGAGGCCGTGATCATCGGCAGGCAGG
- the amrB gene encoding AmmeMemoRadiSam system protein B → MRRPPAVAGQFYNGSASRLRSQVEQYLVKGAAKEKVIGLVSPHAGLMYSGHVAGAVYSSLQVPRTFVLVGPNHTGLGAPLSIMTSGEWEIPTATIAIDEPLALAVQRRVPGMTDDARAQLFEHSLEVQLPFIASLSPEAEIVPITMGTASLEECRTVGTALAESVREAGYEVVIAASSDMSHYLPDSTARSVDMLAIREILALDPEGLYRTVVQERISMCGFIPATVMLYAARLLGAREARLVKYTTSGDVSGDYEQVVGYAGVIVV, encoded by the coding sequence ATGAGGCGGCCCCCGGCGGTCGCAGGACAGTTTTATAACGGTTCGGCATCCCGCCTGAGGAGCCAGGTCGAGCAGTACCTGGTGAAGGGGGCGGCCAAGGAGAAGGTGATCGGCCTCGTGTCGCCCCATGCGGGGCTCATGTATTCGGGGCACGTGGCCGGCGCGGTCTACTCGTCCCTCCAGGTCCCCCGCACCTTTGTCCTCGTCGGTCCCAACCACACCGGGCTCGGCGCGCCGCTCTCGATCATGACCTCGGGCGAGTGGGAGATCCCGACCGCGACCATCGCCATCGACGAGCCCCTCGCCCTGGCTGTTCAAAGAAGAGTTCCCGGCATGACGGACGATGCCCGGGCGCAGCTCTTCGAGCACTCTCTCGAGGTGCAGCTGCCCTTCATCGCCTCGCTCTCACCGGAAGCGGAAATCGTGCCTATTACGATGGGGACCGCTTCCCTCGAGGAGTGCCGCACGGTCGGAACGGCCCTCGCGGAATCGGTCAGGGAGGCCGGGTATGAAGTGGTCATCGCAGCGAGCTCGGATATGAGCCATTATCTTCCGGACAGTACGGCGAGAAGCGTCGATATGCTCGCCATACGGGAGATCCTGGCGCTCGATCCCGAGGGCCTGTACAGGACCGTGGTGCAGGAGCGCATTTCGATGTGCGGGTTCATTCCCGCTACGGTCATGCTCTACGCTGCACGTTTGCTGGGCGCCCGTGAGGCGCGGCTTGTGAAGTACACGACCTCGGGCGACGTGAGCGGCGATTACGAGCAGGTCGTCGGCTACGCAGGAGTCATCGTAGTATGA
- a CDS encoding multiheme c-type cytochrome, with product MSIQSTVQNAAGPLLIGPRAGAAGAVIPGIGPRLRKNSGAAGVLRYGSLGALIFGPLLGLLYIMFMPFIFILLGFLMLPGILLAKTEAVTLEGKSAVCMGCHAAEGMTKTFASKETISLQVDARQLTQSAHSFLECTDCHQSIAASDHPAGSVYRSKKEFEEKMSAACRTCHSDQALKKQPMHFQAATRANAPPCTECHSGHAVKNIASVKKAQSDNQYCLTCHQKELAITSTNAVTSISEQQLKRSVHSNHRCADCHAGFSKEQHPIKKYGHVREHVIALSATCERCHADKLVQVNGSIHASMLKQNRNAPVCTDCHGFHDVTPKAAYATVSGVPCKKCHEDVFAEYAKSVHGRAKISGSGKHAPLCSSCHRAHDIKATALNSAIKDACLGCHANAPALHERWLPNTALHLDSIACAVCHSPEADRGVSLTLIDRNTGKPITEEQLIAILGGNYRELITLASSRSSVIDDRGLQNIVNLINDKSSTMRVSFRGAMAVTGGTKAHDLALKGKAVKECEQCHNADSPFFRNVTVAIGKSNGKMVRIEAQQEVLGSLFSVIPAGQFYVLGGTRLRMLDFVGILMVIGGATFPLAHLAIRALTAPIRKNRKEGRS from the coding sequence ATGTCGATCCAGAGCACGGTACAGAACGCGGCCGGCCCCCTGCTCATCGGTCCACGAGCCGGAGCGGCAGGGGCAGTCATTCCAGGGATCGGGCCAAGACTCAGAAAAAATAGCGGCGCAGCAGGCGTCCTGCGGTACGGTTCATTGGGCGCGCTCATCTTCGGTCCCCTTCTGGGGCTCCTGTACATCATGTTCATGCCCTTCATCTTCATCCTTCTCGGCTTCTTGATGCTGCCCGGCATACTCCTCGCAAAGACAGAAGCGGTCACCCTCGAGGGGAAATCGGCGGTATGCATGGGATGCCACGCAGCCGAGGGGATGACCAAGACCTTCGCCAGCAAGGAGACGATCTCCCTCCAGGTCGACGCGCGGCAGCTCACGCAATCGGCACACAGCTTCCTCGAGTGTACTGACTGCCACCAGTCGATTGCAGCGTCGGACCACCCGGCGGGAAGCGTCTACCGGAGCAAAAAAGAGTTCGAGGAGAAGATGTCCGCTGCGTGCAGAACATGCCACAGCGACCAGGCGCTCAAAAAACAGCCGATGCACTTCCAGGCAGCGACCCGGGCCAATGCGCCGCCCTGCACCGAATGCCACAGCGGGCATGCGGTAAAGAACATCGCCTCGGTCAAGAAAGCCCAATCGGACAACCAGTACTGTCTCACCTGCCATCAGAAAGAGCTTGCCATCACCTCGACCAACGCCGTAACATCGATCAGCGAGCAGCAGCTCAAGCGCTCAGTGCATAGCAACCACCGGTGTGCGGACTGCCACGCCGGCTTTTCGAAAGAGCAGCACCCCATAAAGAAGTACGGCCATGTACGGGAGCACGTCATCGCGCTCTCCGCGACCTGCGAGCGCTGCCATGCCGACAAGCTGGTGCAGGTAAACGGCAGCATCCATGCCTCGATGCTGAAGCAGAACCGCAATGCCCCGGTCTGCACCGACTGCCACGGCTTCCATGACGTTACCCCCAAGGCGGCCTATGCAACGGTCAGCGGCGTTCCCTGCAAGAAATGCCATGAGGACGTCTTTGCCGAATACGCGAAGAGCGTGCACGGCAGGGCCAAGATAAGCGGCAGCGGGAAGCACGCCCCTCTCTGTTCATCATGCCACCGCGCCCATGATATCAAGGCGACGGCGCTGAACAGCGCGATCAAGGACGCCTGTCTCGGCTGCCATGCCAATGCGCCGGCGCTCCACGAACGGTGGCTCCCCAACACCGCGCTCCACCTCGATTCCATAGCCTGCGCCGTCTGCCATTCGCCCGAGGCGGATCGCGGCGTCTCTCTGACCCTCATCGACAGGAATACGGGGAAGCCCATTACCGAGGAGCAGCTCATAGCGATCCTCGGCGGCAACTACCGGGAGCTCATAACCCTGGCAAGTTCGCGCAGCTCCGTGATCGACGACCGGGGCCTGCAGAATATCGTGAACCTCATCAACGACAAGAGCTCGACGATGAGGGTGTCCTTCCGCGGCGCCATGGCGGTCACGGGCGGTACGAAGGCCCATGACCTCGCCCTGAAGGGCAAAGCGGTGAAAGAGTGCGAACAGTGCCACAACGCCGACTCCCCGTTCTTCAGGAACGTGACCGTGGCTATCGGCAAGAGCAACGGGAAGATGGTGCGCATCGAGGCCCAACAGGAGGTCCTCGGCTCTCTCTTCTCGGTAATACCCGCAGGGCAGTTCTATGTCCTGGGAGGCACACGGCTCAGAATGCTCGACTTCGTCGGCATTCTCATGGTCATCGGCGGTGCGACATTCCCCCTGGCGCATCTCGCCATCAGGGCGCTTACCGCGCCGATCAGGAAGAACAGAAAGGAGGGCAGGTCATGA
- a CDS encoding twin-arginine translocase TatA/TatE family subunit, whose translation MLGLGMQELIIILVIVLVLFGAKRLPELASGMGKAIKNFKKATSEPDEIDVTPQQKNVSEKKEETAEGKDSKQ comes from the coding sequence ATGTTGGGTCTTGGAATGCAGGAACTGATTATTATACTGGTGATCGTGCTGGTGCTCTTCGGAGCGAAGCGCCTGCCGGAGCTCGCCAGCGGCATGGGCAAGGCGATAAAGAACTTCAAGAAGGCGACCAGCGAGCCTGACGAAATCGATGTTACCCCCCAGCAAAAGAATGTGTCCGAGAAGAAAGAGGAGACTGCCGAAGGAAAGGACAGCAAGCAGTAA
- the katG gene encoding catalase/peroxidase HPI: MNEESTCPVTGKSGRTTPRGASNRDWWPNQLNLGLLHQHSPKSDPMGPGFNYAEEFKRLDLASLKKDLHALMTDSQDWWPADWGHYGGLFIRMAWHSAGTYRTGDGRGGGGTGNQRFAPVNSWPDNGNLDKARRLLWPIKKKYGNKISWADLMILTGNVALESMGFKTFGFGGGRVDIWAPEEDIYWGSEAEWLADKRYSGDRELENPLAAVQMGLIYVNPEGPNGNPDPVASGRDVRETFGRMGMNDEETVALVAGGHTFGKAHGAGDPKLVGPEPESAPLEEMGLGWKCSFGTGKGCDTITSGIEGAWKPNPTKWDMGYFAMLFGYEWELTKSPAGAHQWLAKDVKPEHMIPDAHDPSKKHRPMMTTADLSLRFDPIYEPIARRFHKDPQAFADAFARAWFKLTHRDMGPKARYLGPEVPAEDLVWQDPLPAVDHPLIDTGDIADLKATVLASGLSVAELVSTAWASASTFRGSDKRGGANGARIRLAPQKDWEVNQPAQLAKVLKTLEGIQNAFNGAQSGGKKVSLADLIVLAGCAAVEAAAKAAGHTVEVTFTPGRTDASQDQTDVKSFAVLKPEADGFRNYQKKAFTMSAEDMLVDKAHLLTLGAPEMTVLVGGLRVLGANTGQSQHGVFTKRPGTLTNDFFVNLLDMGTVWKPTSDARDIFEGRDRTTGELKWTATRVDLVFGSNSQLRALAEVYAQDDAKEKFVRDFVAAWNKVMDLDRFDLMAA; encoded by the coding sequence ATGAACGAAGAGAGCACGTGCCCGGTAACGGGCAAGTCCGGCAGAACCACTCCCCGAGGCGCATCGAACCGTGATTGGTGGCCGAACCAGCTGAACCTGGGCCTTCTTCACCAGCATTCCCCCAAGTCCGACCCGATGGGTCCCGGCTTCAACTACGCCGAGGAATTCAAGAGGCTCGATCTCGCCTCCCTGAAGAAAGACCTGCACGCACTGATGACCGACTCGCAGGACTGGTGGCCTGCGGACTGGGGCCACTACGGCGGGCTCTTCATCCGCATGGCCTGGCACAGCGCCGGCACGTACCGCACCGGCGACGGACGCGGCGGTGGCGGCACCGGCAACCAGCGTTTTGCACCGGTCAACAGCTGGCCCGACAACGGCAACCTGGACAAGGCGCGCCGCCTGCTCTGGCCGATCAAGAAGAAATACGGCAACAAGATCTCCTGGGCCGACCTGATGATCCTGACAGGCAACGTGGCCCTGGAGTCCATGGGCTTCAAGACCTTCGGCTTCGGCGGCGGCCGCGTGGACATCTGGGCGCCCGAGGAAGACATCTACTGGGGCTCCGAAGCCGAGTGGCTGGCCGACAAGCGGTACAGCGGCGACCGCGAGCTGGAGAACCCGCTGGCTGCCGTGCAGATGGGCCTGATCTATGTGAACCCCGAAGGCCCCAACGGCAACCCCGACCCCGTGGCATCGGGCCGCGATGTGCGCGAGACCTTCGGCCGCATGGGCATGAACGACGAGGAGACGGTCGCGCTCGTCGCCGGCGGCCACACCTTCGGCAAGGCGCATGGTGCAGGCGACCCGAAACTGGTCGGCCCCGAACCTGAGTCCGCCCCGCTGGAGGAAATGGGCCTTGGCTGGAAATGCAGCTTCGGTACGGGCAAAGGCTGCGACACGATCACCAGCGGTATCGAAGGCGCATGGAAACCCAACCCCACAAAATGGGACATGGGCTACTTCGCTATGCTGTTCGGCTACGAATGGGAGCTGACCAAGAGTCCGGCCGGCGCTCATCAATGGCTGGCAAAGGACGTGAAGCCGGAACATATGATCCCGGATGCCCACGACCCCTCGAAAAAGCACCGGCCCATGATGACCACGGCCGACCTGTCGCTGCGCTTCGACCCGATCTACGAGCCCATCGCGCGCCGCTTCCATAAAGACCCGCAGGCCTTTGCCGACGCGTTCGCCCGCGCCTGGTTCAAGCTGACCCACCGTGACATGGGGCCCAAGGCCCGCTACCTCGGCCCTGAAGTCCCGGCTGAAGACCTGGTCTGGCAGGACCCGCTTCCCGCTGTCGATCACCCCCTGATCGATACCGGGGACATTGCCGACCTCAAGGCCACGGTTCTGGCCTCGGGCCTGTCGGTGGCGGAGCTCGTTTCCACTGCCTGGGCTTCGGCGTCCACGTTCCGCGGCTCGGACAAGCGCGGCGGCGCAAACGGCGCGCGCATTCGCCTGGCACCGCAGAAGGATTGGGAGGTCAATCAGCCTGCCCAACTGGCGAAGGTGCTCAAGACCCTGGAGGGCATCCAGAATGCTTTCAACGGCGCACAGTCCGGCGGCAAGAAGGTCTCCCTGGCGGACCTCATCGTGCTGGCCGGCTGCGCAGCGGTCGAAGCGGCGGCCAAGGCTGCCGGTCACACGGTGGAGGTAACCTTCACCCCTGGTCGCACCGACGCCTCGCAAGACCAGACCGACGTGAAATCGTTCGCCGTGCTGAAGCCCGAGGCCGACGGTTTCCGCAATTACCAGAAGAAGGCATTCACCATGTCGGCCGAAGACATGCTGGTGGACAAGGCGCACCTCCTGACCCTGGGCGCGCCCGAGATGACTGTGCTGGTGGGCGGTCTGCGCGTGCTGGGCGCCAACACAGGCCAGTCGCAGCATGGCGTGTTCACGAAGCGGCCCGGGACGCTGACCAATGACTTCTTCGTCAACCTGCTCGACATGGGCACTGTGTGGAAGCCCACGTCCGATGCCAGGGACATCTTCGAAGGGCGCGACCGCACGACAGGCGAGCTCAAGTGGACCGCCACCCGGGTCGACCTGGTTTTCGGCTCCAACTCGCAGCTGCGCGCCCTGGCAGAGGTCTATGCCCAGGACGATGCGAAGGAAAAGTTCGTGCGCGACTTCGTCGCAGCCTGGAACAAAGTTATGGACCTCGACCGCTTCGACCTGATGGCGGCATGA
- the rplI gene encoding 50S ribosomal protein L9, translated as MKVILKEDVKDLGNIGEMVTVKDGYARNFLLPRGLAVEANPKNVRAFEHEKRQVQELIKKKKAGAEEFAARLSATAVTIAAKAGEEEKLFGAVTAMDIAGALKKEGIEVDRKKILLDEPIKRLGSYTVNVKLHPEVTVPLHVQVVGE; from the coding sequence ATGAAGGTTATTCTCAAGGAAGACGTTAAAGACCTGGGCAATATCGGGGAAATGGTGACGGTGAAGGACGGCTATGCGCGCAACTTTCTGCTGCCCCGCGGGCTCGCGGTAGAGGCGAATCCGAAGAACGTACGGGCCTTCGAGCACGAGAAGCGCCAGGTGCAGGAGCTGATAAAGAAGAAAAAGGCCGGCGCAGAAGAGTTTGCCGCCAGGCTTTCGGCGACGGCGGTTACGATTGCGGCCAAGGCGGGTGAGGAGGAGAAGCTCTTCGGAGCGGTGACCGCCATGGATATTGCCGGGGCGCTCAAGAAGGAGGGCATCGAAGTAGACCGGAAGAAGATCCTTCTCGATGAGCCGATCAAGAGGCTCGGCAGCTATACGGTGAATGTCAAGCTCCACCCCGAGGTGACGGTGCCGTTGCATGTCCAGGTCGTGGGCGAGTAG
- a CDS encoding molybdenum cofactor guanylyltransferase yields MKRAGKGSGEEVATAVILAGGANKRFPTLKGFIKIGETTILERNLALLRTLFPEVMVSANTPELYFRLGAPLVGDVLPSRGPMAGIHAALLNAKGDAVFAVACDMPFIAPALITALVERHRKATQQEPVDATVPRCKGALQPLFGIYSKEVLPVLEEHIVSDRCSLKPFLDEVRTCIIDEAAIQALDSEGRSFVNINTVEDYRAVLGPGAPERNAALPQGAREGPHRL; encoded by the coding sequence ATGAAAAGAGCCGGAAAGGGCTCCGGCGAGGAGGTTGCCACCGCTGTCATCCTCGCGGGGGGAGCGAACAAGAGGTTCCCCACGCTCAAGGGGTTTATCAAAATAGGGGAGACGACGATCCTCGAGCGGAACCTCGCCCTGCTGCGCACGCTCTTCCCCGAGGTCATGGTCAGCGCCAACACCCCCGAGCTCTATTTTCGCTTGGGCGCACCGCTTGTCGGCGATGTGCTGCCCTCGAGGGGGCCGATGGCCGGGATACATGCCGCGCTGCTCAACGCGAAGGGCGACGCGGTCTTTGCGGTCGCCTGCGATATGCCCTTCATCGCTCCCGCGCTGATAACCGCTCTCGTGGAACGCCACCGGAAGGCGACGCAGCAGGAGCCGGTCGATGCAACCGTCCCCCGCTGCAAGGGCGCGCTCCAGCCGCTCTTCGGCATCTATTCCAAGGAAGTCCTTCCCGTGCTCGAAGAGCATATCGTGAGCGACCGCTGCTCGCTGAAGCCTTTCCTCGATGAGGTGAGGACCTGCATCATCGATGAAGCGGCGATACAGGCACTGGATAGTGAGGGCAGGTCATTTGTTAATATAAATACGGTCGAGGACTACCGGGCCGTGCTGGGCCCGGGCGCACCGGAGAGGAACGCGGCGCTGCCGCAGGGTGCGCGTGAGGGTCCTCACCGACTCTAA